One segment of Monomorium pharaonis isolate MP-MQ-018 chromosome 6, ASM1337386v2, whole genome shotgun sequence DNA contains the following:
- the LOC105827759 gene encoding uncharacterized protein LOC105827759, producing MGNIKTISVGSDTTDRQRSVRGPDTSRSSSSKGLRPMASVTSAISMFELMIKIMRYLCRCARSGGRSGKSSRSSAVRSRPVFWSERQL from the exons ATGGGCAACATCAAAACGATCTCAGTGGGATCGGATACCACGGACCGGCAGCGGAGTGTTCGAGGTCCTGACACATCGCGATCATCATCAAGCAAGGGACTACGACCCATGGCATCTGTCACGAGCGCGATATCAATGTTTGAAttgatgataaaaattatgcggtatttatg CAGATGCGCGAGGAGCGGAGGCAGAAGCGGCAAGAGCAGCAGGTCTTCCGCGGTCAGATCGAGACCCGTTTTCTGGAGCGAGAGGCAGCTCTGA
- the LOC118646393 gene encoding uncharacterized protein LOC118646393, whose translation MATIENKNKEIIKIGFWNIAGLRKKKDKQEETLKKFKKFIKEKDLDIIGIIETWIEEKDWNEVKEQLPQDYIWGCQFATRENPRGRGIGGIISGIKKEIDKKAIIINHENNIQEVRFKIDNETWQVLTIYSNCQIQDLQSKLDKIIEESERAKLIIGGDFNARIGLEDSKCEKEEPDSKCEKEEPDSKCEKKEPDSKCEKEEPDSKCEKEEPDSKCEKEEPDSKCEKEEPDSKCEKEEPDKGERTSKDGIINTEGRRFLEMVKQKGWVILNGNVKGDKSGEFTSESTPGNSVIDYVVGNLEMKNNVRNFKVDKEIISDKHHPVILELYRKEIGKKKIEEKREKRI comes from the coding sequence ATGGCCactatagaaaataaaaataaagaaataatcaagATAGGTTTTTGGAACATAGCAggattgagaaaaaaaaaagataaacaagaagaaaccttaaaaaaatttaagaaatttataaaagaaaaagatctaGATATAATAGGAATAATAGAAACGTGGATAGAGGAAAAGGATTGGAACGAAGTAAAAGAACAATTACCGCAGGATTACATATGGGGATGTCAATTTGCAACAAGAGAAAACCCTAGAGGAAGAGGCATAGGAGGAATTATATCAGGAATAAAGAaggaaatagataaaaaagcaataataataaatcatgaaaataatattcaagaaGTAAGATTCAAGATAGACAATGAAACATGGCAAGTGTTAACTATATACAGTAATTGTCAAATACAAGATTTACAATCGAAATTAGATAAAATCATAGAAGAATCAGAGAGggcgaaattaataataggaGGGGACTTCAATGCAAGAATTGGTCTTGAGGATAGCAAATGTGAAAAAGAGGAACCAGATAGCAAATGTGAAAAAGAGGAACCAGATagcaaatgtgaaaaaaaggAACCAGATAGCAAATGTGAAAAAGAGGAACCAGATAGCAAATGTGAAAAAGAGGAACCAGATAGCAAATGTGAAAAAGAGGAACCAGATAGCAAATGTGAAAAAGAGGAACCAGATAGCAAATGTGAAAAAGAGGAACCAGATAAAGGGGAAAGAACTTCAAAAGATGGGATAATAAATACAGAAGGAAGAAGATTTCTGGAAATGGTAAAACAAAAAGGATGGGTTATTCTCAATGGAAATGTAAAAGGGGACAAAAGTGGAGAATTTACAAGCGAAAGTACACCTGGTAATTCGGTAATTGATTATGTAGTGGGAAATTTAGAAATGAAAAACAATGTCAGAAATTTCAAAgtagataaagaaataatatcagaCAAACATCATCCTGTGATTCTCGAACTATATCGAAAAGAAATAGGAAAAAAGAAGatagaagaaaagagagaaaaaagaatatag